attaaaatcttatttgttattttaattaatttaaacaattttacaAGGCCCTAAAGAGATCAAGAGAGATTAACAAAGCAAATgttgtgtaatattatttaataatatttattaagttattaatCAGTATACTATGAACCACACTGTTCATTCCCAAGATTCCAGATAAATCAAATTAAAGTCAGTTCAAGTAAAAATACTATAAATGGACGCCAAAATGGCAAGCTAAACATCTCTAGCTTACCAAAGACAGTAAGAGCCATCGTAGCCCTGTACAAGAGAGCATCTGTCGCGCCTCCCTTCAAATGAACCGGCATGCCATTGTCTTcctgaaacaaacagaaacagcatCTTAGCATTTAATACAACACACAATGCACTTTTGGGTGGCCACAAGTGTAAAGCATAAAAACTGCATTTGCATAATAAAAGGACTCAAAGTACGCAAACTATGTTTTTAGCAAACGCTTGTTTGGGTCAGTTTTACTCCTATGGATAGGACCACCAAAACATAGCACAATATAACAGACACCCTCCATTTATCACCAGAGCAGAGTGTGCCAGCGTCAAAGCCAGTGCTATCGCAGTTATAAGTGAAGCTTTACTGGTTTAATCAGACTCTATGTTCAGCATGACAGCACATGCAGAGATTAGTCATTACAGCTTACTATTCAAGTGAACCCTAGGAGCGAATCATCTCATACTTATCTGTTCATCCACACTGGACCATCAGTCCAGAACCTGGGAACAAACTGCAGTCTTAACTTTAACAGCACCATTAGAGTGTCAAAGAGGAACTGAATCAGAGAGATCTGTGGCTGGATTCGATCAGAACTAGTGAAGAGGACTGACCTGAAACATCTTCTGCTTGACAGGGACTTTATTCTCCAGCTGTCTGGGTGCAGAGCTGGACAGGGTCCTCCTGGAGACCTGCTGCAGGGtctgcaaacacaaaaacacatctgCGAGTTTAACACATTTCAGCTTCATAAGAGAAAACACTCAATTCAGAAATTAATGTGCAGTATTAAACCTGTTCACATTGGACCTATATAAGATTATATATAATGCCTTCATAAAGCCTCAAATACTATAAACAACCTACACGTATATAATAATGTCAATAAAcgccaaaattaaaaaaaaaaaaaaatttgtaacgTTAAAGCTTTCCAGGAAACTGCGATGTATCGACCTTGAAAGAGAGTGGTTAAAATAATTACAAGATTTTACATACTGATGTACTATTAGagtgtttgtatatttattacaacagctaaactaaaatatacatttaaaaaaaataaataaataaacactcaaTATCCTGGTTATGAGCAGGAGGTCATGTCACGAGCGCTGCTGCTAGGCTAACGGCGCTGCTAATTCTGCTCATATCTAATCAAGCTGCGTTATGAAAAGACAATCGATCGATTTCTTCGTATAAATGCAACGAGGACAGGCATAACGAGCTTAAATCTCACCCTTAAGTGCCTAAACATGGTGATAATTTCTTCTTTAGCCCGCTGTGTTCAGGAAGCCGCACAAGGACACTTGAAAATGTCACTTCCTTCTTCTGCTCGGCTCTGACGCAGAATAAGCCGCGAGAGGCGTGTTACTGCCGCCTACCGGACAGAACCGTTTGGGAGGTCTGGTTCTTCAGAGAATCGGTTCGTTCGGACAGATtcaagttcatttaaatgactcgACAAAAAGATTCACGTTCATTATCTGGTGTGTCCATCCTTAGGCAATAACATTTTTGCATACATTTTGTCACAACTTTTCATATTTCACCCTCATTAGCTTTCATAAATCTGTTTTACATAAGGTAGGCCTACAAAAAATGATTACACTCAAAGATCTTATGACAAAAATGTCTCCACCGAAACCACATTTTATCGCAATGCCAGTGCAATTTAAGAATAAATTTATACACTGGGTTGTTCagaggttttctttttttaatgttttccttCTGATTGCACCATTTTCTCAAGGTTGACCTATAAATAAAATACTTGCTTTTATGCGTActtttgcttatatatatatatatatatatatatatatatatatatatatatatatatatatatatatatatatatatatatatatatatatatatatatatatataaattaatactatatatatatcccattgaattgaaatgatgttattataagTGTGTGGGTATTGGTATGCATATgcctggtttgtttgtttgtattgagAAATTTGTGCGTGTGTTAGTatgcatatttattcatttagctacCACACAAAACTAACAGTGCATCAAAATTAATGTTATTGCTGATAATTGGCAttagcctggccagccagacttacatcaagatgtttactctggaaactctccatagacgaggcttactccgaggggcgggataaacggctgtctctcaaaatccctctgcacgcaataggatagcgctacaaccaatcagagcaacgaaGAAGGTTACGTATCCAGTCGgcatcttccttttttaaaaatgacttaagtgccgttctttgctcttttcttaaagagaaacttaactccaagtcctccagagtcgcggccaaagccgattcaaaagatcgttgttcgacagctgcagccatagatatgtatagaaaggctagatggctcaaggcggagtcagctgtgtcgtcacttggcggccatcttaggtcaggagactgcgctgctgctccctgctgctgtggacggaaggtgagtgacatagccaactaaaatgctcgtaacttgctgaattcttgacgaatttacaaacggtttggtttattacaaaccttattaacgtggctatgatttgtgctgatgccgatgtttaaattgtagcttcacgttttgattaacgcttaacattgcagcgtagctgtgtgtttcatggctgccctctactctaaagtgataccacagcagaggtgggtagagtacccaaaaactgtactcaagtaaaagtaaaagtacttctagaaatatttactcaagtaaaagtaaaagtactagtcttgaatagttacttgagtaagagtaaaagagtatcggataaaaaatctactcaagtagttagttactagttactttgggtcatatatactgagcctatttttatttagatatatagataaaatgtatgtaatgtatgtgtgcgtgtataaatgtatatatttcatcagcctttactccaatttatgtaatttattataaaaccctgtctgtttacttaagtaacagatataggtgtcatgccataacatatttttaatacgactgactttatattaaatgtgaatttaacattgaaagttaatgtgatataaatatttctactaatctttcattgttcagaaagagagcaaataacatttacattatcaaagatcattttcactgacagtctagatttcaatcactctcagtgTTGTATCGTAGATTCCAAGGGAAAACTCATAAACAACAGAACTTCAGAATGGTCTCTCTTTATTAGGACTCATCTCTGTAGCCagcaatatacacacacaagcacacaccacACGGCATGTTCTTCTCTGCTTTTAACACTGCTACAGCCCACAAACATGGTACGTCACCGCCCCCTATTGGACAACCCCAATGCCACCCTTAACATACAACATTTCCCCTCCACTTAACTCAGAGgccatccatccttccttcaaGACACCAAATCTTTTAGAACAActgtaaagtgattttttttttttatatatatatatatatatatatatatatatatatatatatatatatatatatatatatatatatattgttttttttttttttttttttttacatcattcaaCTCATAACATTTCTCAAATGTTGTCGACGTACTGAGTGATTCTGGCATTTGAATATCAGCATCCATTGACACAACATCAGTCTCATAAGGTTGAACACACAAGGCATCTTCAAAGTCTTTAGTCAGCATCTCTTTTTGTTGTCGACTGAATAATTGATCAACATGACGTCGCACTACTTGGGCACTTCCTATCGCTACTTTATAGGATACAGGTCCTGTGATATCCTGAATTACTCCCTGCACCCATTTTGGTCCATATCCAAAATTCCTAGTATACACCATATCTCCTACTTCAAAATAGCGAGATTTTGCATGTTGGTCATGTTGCTCTTTTTGAACTACTTGTTTCAATTCAATTTTGCTGGTGAAGTCGGGGTGTATTTTGTCTAAGGTGCACCGCAATTTCCTCCCCATCATCATTTCGGCAGGCGACAATCCCGTGGTAGACTGGGGTGTAATACGATAACTGAACAATGCTCTATGCAACTGGGTATCCACAGTGGTACCAGAACTTTTTTTCATGAGATCCTTAAAAGTTTGAACTGCCCGCTCAGCCAGACCATTAGATGATGGATGATACGGGGCTGAAGTAACATGTGTTATTCCATTCTTAGACATAAATTCTTTGCTTGCTTCACTTACAAAGCATTGAGCATTATCAGACACCATCATTTCAGGAATGCCATGGGTACTGAAACTCTTTCTGAGGCACTCAAGAGTAGTCGCTGTTGTTGCTGAATTTACGGGATAGGCCTCAATCCACTTAGAATGGGCATCGACTAAGATTAAAAACATCTTCCCCAGGAATGGACCAGCATAGTCCACATGCACTCTTCTCCATGGCTGTCGTGGCCACTCCCATGGATGGAGTGGTGCACTCCCAGGGGCTTTTCTCTGTTCTTGACACACAGTACAATCTTTTACTCTGGCCTCAATGTCCGCATCTAAATTTGGCCACCACAAGTAACTCCGCGCCAGGCCTTTCATCCTCGACATACCTGGGTGAGATTGATGTAGCTGTTTCAGCAACCCCGAACGTCCTTGTTCTGGAATGATGATGCGGGCTCCCCACAGCACACACCCGTCTTGAACACTAAGCTCttgttgtctctgtttataaGGGGCAAACTCATTTAGATTACTGTGATTAGGGCAACCTTTAAGAACATACTCACGGACTCTAGAAAGGACAGGATCTCGACTTGTCCAATGCTTGATTTGTTCGGATGTCGTCAAAGGACTAATAATGCTGTCCAGCATTAAAACATAATCCTCCTTTGATTCTTTCTCTGGAATCTCTGGCACCGGAAGACGACTGAGGGCATCGGCATTTCCATTGTCCTTGCCAGCTCTGTAAGACATGACATACTCATATGCCCCCAACATCACTGCCCATCTCATAATTCTTTGAGAGACCATCTGTGGCACAGCTTTGAGTTCATTCAGTAAACTTAGTAAAGGCTTATGGTCTGTACAGATCACAAACTTACGGCCATACAGATATTTATGGAATTTCTTGACCCCGAACACTACAGCTAAACCCTCCTTCTCCAGCTGCGAGTAGTTTTTTTCTGCTACTGTAAGTGTTCGTGATACAAACCCAATGGGTCTCTCCGTTCCATCTACCATCCGATGAGATAACACGGCTCCCACACCGTATGCTGAGGCATCACAAGAAAGTACTAGATCTTTTTCCTCATCATAGTGGATTAACACACGGTTAGACTGCAGTAGTTCTTTGGATTTTTTAAAGGCTTCCTCTTGTTCCTCTTTCCAACACCAGGGGACTTCCTTCTTCAAAAGCAGGTGTAATGGAGCCAGCAGTGTTGAGAGGTTTGGCAGAAATCGGTTATAAAAATTCAACAGTCCTAAATAGGCTTTCAGCTCTGTTACTGATGTTGGTCTTGGTGCCTCTTGAACTGCTTGAATTTTTGGGAACTGGATGAATACCAGTGGCATCCACTTTGTGTCCCAGGAAAATTACTTCCTTTTCCAAGAATTTACACTTTCCCCTTTTCAACCTCAAACCATACTCCTCCAGCCGCTGCAACACTTTATCCAGTGTCCTCAAATGCTCCTGATCATCTCGTCCTGTCAGCAAGATATCATCCAGATATACAGTGACCTTCGGAATATTTTTCAGGACTCCTTCCATGGTCCTCTGGAAGATTGCTGGACTGGAACTAACTCCAAAAGGTAATCTGGTGTAAGTGAACAACCCTTTATGTGTATTCACGGTCACATACGGCTGTGATGTCTTATCCAACAGAATCTGTTGATATGCATGACTCATATCTAACTTGCTGAATTTTTCACCTCCAGCTAAAACTGCAAACATGTCCTCCATCCGAGGAATGGGATACTGCTCCAGTGACGACTCTCTGTTAATGGTTACTCTGTAATCTCCTCAAAGTCTTACTGACCCATCTGGTTTTAAAACAGGCACAACAGGTGCTGCCCACTCTGAAAATTTCACAGGCTCTATAATATGATCTTTAATCAGACGATCCAGTTCGACTTCAACTTTCTCTCTCATAGCAAAAGGTAGTGACCTTGACTTAAAAAAATGAGGCTTTGCATTACTTGGTACATAAATCTTAGCAGTGGCTCCTTTTAATGTTCCCAGTTCCTCTTTGAAAACCATTTCATGTTTCCTTAGGATATCTTGTAACAACTCTGAACTGTCTTTAATTTTTGTCACTTTTTCCCAGCTGAGTTCCAGCTCTGTGAGCCATGATCTTCCCAGTAAATTAGGCCCAGATCCTGCTACCACCACTGCTGTGAGTTCTTTGATAAGCCCTTTTTGTTTGACTTTAACCTTGATGGTACCCAGAACGTGCACTGACTGTCCGGTGTATGTTTTTAAACTGAGAGAGCTTGTTTTAAGTTTAGGCAAGTTTTTCTTAGCTTCTAATTTGCCATACTCCATCTGTGATAAGACAGTCACGCTACATCCAGTGTCAATTTCAAACTTTACAGGGCATTCATTTACAACCAGTGTCTGTGTCATGGGGGGTACATGGGGCTGTGGTGTCTCTATACTATACATGGTGAAAACGTCTTCAGATtgatcttcctcctcttcttgaaGATAATTAGCCCTCTTTGATTGATTTCCTCTCCCCCATTTCCAAAATTTCTTGTCTTTATCAACAGCCTTTTCTTGTGGTTCCATTCTACACACTCTTCTCACATGTCCAATTTTACCACAATTATAACACTTTTCATTGGCAAATCTACAGTCTTTGGGCCCATGATTACTTCCACCACATCGATAGCACAGTCCTGTAAATTGCAATCTTGTGCCAGCTTCCTCAGTTCGGCCACATATTCTACTATGCTTTCATCACAGTGTCTGTTACGTGAATTAAACTTCCACCGTTGAACAATTTCACTGGGCTTTGGATTAAAGTGAtttttcagcaaactcaccagatccTCAAAACGTTTTGATCCCGGTTTCTCAGGACTCAGTAAATTCCTCATCAGTGTATATGTCTGAGCTCCGACACAGCTCAACAATATGGCTCGTTTTTTCTCTGGTTCCTCCACATCATTTGCCACGAAAAAATGattcaatatttcacaatactccTCCCATGATTGTGACTTATTGTCAAACGGTGTAACGGATCCCAGCATACCAGCCATAGTTCAGTTCAGTCAGTACTCCAGGTGATAGTGATTAACTTTCCTCAGCTCACCCCGTTGAACTTGGCAACCTGCTGCTCCACAGTTCTGACTTTCATCCTCGTCGCCATATGTTGTATCGTAGATTCCAAGGGAAAACTCATAAACAACAGAACTTCAGAATGGTCTCTCTTTATTAGGACTCATCTCTGTAGCCagcaatatacacacacaagcacagacCACACGGCATGTTCTTCTCTGCTTTTAACACTGCTACAGCCCACAAACATGGTACGTCACCGCCCCCTATTGGACAACCCCAATGCCACCCTTAACATACAAcactcagaaactcccattaaaatcactgaaactgttaacactgtgaaatcaatatcttaattaaagattcgtacacacatctgcactttgttgtttctgacgagagaattcgccagaaagaggtattcagtcagtgagcgagtgaaggaatcaccggcattttagcgatgactcatcggaacacctctgattggccaatgctttaataagctcaaaaagatcatgtgtgatttgttataatgcgcagcgctgtataaacgcatctatctctggctcaccgccagcaagcaatcacagatctgaattcagcagctgttgctatgacttgctgaacgtacttgcaccggtgtgattgtattaaaattaataaaatcttcatcggctattttttctcttttagaagctgcattcaacttgactcccctctgttataagccacacacgtacaacaaactaatgtcacagtggtatcgtgtactgtaatcgaatgtagcccaagttattacctgttaaacagtagacagcacacgcggtgttcatcttataaggatctccatcgctagcaaataatagcctttgcagatttgctttcaattcagtgcagttccagacacgttacaactctgagtgaaccgttGATGCTTATGGGGTTACATTTCAGTCAGAATTCTGC
The sequence above is drawn from the Carassius carassius chromosome 31, fCarCar2.1, whole genome shotgun sequence genome and encodes:
- the LOC132111819 gene encoding cytochrome c oxidase subunit 7A2, mitochondrial-like, yielding MFRHLRTLQQVSRRTLSSSAPRQLENKVPVKQKMFQEDNGMPVHLKGGATDALLYRATMALTVFGCGYVLYSLIDAALPKKKN